The following are encoded in a window of Xanthocytophaga agilis genomic DNA:
- a CDS encoding UDP-N-acetylmuramoyl-L-alanyl-D-glutamate--2,6-diaminopimelate ligase — MAASLSQLLQGVPVLATTGDTTQQITKLCLDSRQVQPGSLFAAVRGTQTDGHQFIAKAVELGATAIVCEQLPDIQVASVVYVQVSDSAKALGFIASNFYGNPSEKLKLVAVTGTNGKTTTVTLLYQLFRRLGYRTGMLSTVRNYIDDKPVEATHTTPDAINLNALLADMVSAGCTHAFMEASSHAIVQERTAGVKFTGAIFTNITHDHLDFHQTFDNYIKAKKKLFDELPSSAFALANLDDKRGLIMLQNTSAHKATFSLVNPAPFKGRLIANTLHGLEMEIEGKEVWFKLIGEFNAYNILGVYATAILLEEPIEEVLMQLSDVLPAPGRFDQVRSAEGVIGIVDYAHTPDALENVLETIQELKDGGKVITIVGCGGNRDAAKRPVMAEIACKLSDKILLTSDNPRFEEPEAILADMEKGVKITDRNRVQTIVDRKEAIAKAVALAQPGDIILIAGKGHETYQEIKGVKYPFDDKKIITELFEA; from the coding sequence GCTGCTTCACTTTCCCAATTATTGCAAGGTGTTCCTGTACTAGCTACTACAGGTGATACTACTCAACAAATCACAAAGTTGTGTCTGGACTCACGGCAAGTGCAGCCAGGAAGTCTGTTCGCAGCTGTACGTGGTACACAAACGGATGGTCATCAGTTTATAGCAAAAGCTGTTGAATTGGGTGCCACAGCTATAGTATGTGAGCAGCTTCCTGACATACAGGTTGCTTCTGTTGTGTATGTTCAGGTTAGTGATAGTGCCAAAGCCTTAGGATTTATAGCTTCTAACTTTTATGGTAATCCTTCCGAAAAACTTAAACTGGTAGCTGTTACAGGGACTAATGGCAAAACAACTACTGTAACATTATTGTATCAACTCTTTCGCCGATTAGGATATCGGACAGGGATGTTATCTACTGTACGTAATTATATTGATGACAAGCCTGTAGAAGCTACACATACTACTCCGGATGCAATAAACCTCAATGCCTTACTGGCTGATATGGTGTCTGCCGGATGTACACATGCTTTTATGGAAGCTAGTTCGCATGCTATTGTACAGGAAAGGACAGCTGGAGTAAAATTTACAGGAGCTATATTTACAAACATCACACACGATCACCTGGATTTTCATCAGACATTTGATAATTATATTAAGGCCAAGAAGAAGCTCTTTGACGAACTACCTTCATCCGCCTTTGCACTGGCAAATCTGGATGACAAGCGAGGCCTGATAATGCTTCAGAATACAAGTGCCCATAAAGCAACTTTTTCGTTAGTCAACCCTGCTCCCTTTAAAGGACGTTTGATTGCCAATACACTACATGGCCTGGAAATGGAAATAGAAGGGAAAGAAGTGTGGTTTAAGTTGATAGGAGAGTTCAATGCCTACAATATTCTTGGGGTATATGCTACTGCGATTTTATTGGAAGAGCCTATCGAAGAAGTATTGATGCAGTTATCAGATGTATTACCTGCACCTGGTCGTTTTGATCAGGTGAGATCTGCTGAGGGAGTAATTGGAATTGTAGACTATGCACATACCCCTGATGCATTGGAAAATGTATTGGAAACTATACAGGAGCTGAAGGATGGAGGCAAAGTAATTACAATTGTAGGGTGTGGTGGCAATCGTGACGCAGCAAAACGTCCTGTAATGGCAGAAATTGCCTGTAAACTAAGCGATAAGATACTCTTAACTTCTGACAATCCACGCTTTGAAGAGCCAGAGGCCATATTAGCAGATATGGAGAAAGGAGTAAAAATTACGGATCGTAACCGTGTACAGACAATTGTAGATAGAAAAGAAGCTATTGCTAAAGCAGTGGCACTGGCACAGCCAGGAGATATTATTCTGATTGCCGGAAAAGGACATGAGACATATCAGGAAATTAAAGGAGTAAAATATCCTTTTGATGACAAGAAAATTATAACAGAACTATTTGAAGCTTAA